Proteins co-encoded in one Callospermophilus lateralis isolate mCalLat2 chromosome 2, mCalLat2.hap1, whole genome shotgun sequence genomic window:
- the Cyp2r1 gene encoding vitamin D 25-hydroxylase isoform X2, giving the protein MKMTKMGGQVWKEIDLIMGPDRKPSWDDKCKMPYTEAVLHEVLRLCNIVPLGIFHATSEDAVVRGYSIPKGTTVITNLYSVHFDEKYWKEPEVFNPERFLDSSGYFIKKEALIPFSLGRRHCLGEHLARMEMFLFFTALLQRFHLHFPYEVVPDLKPRLGMTLQPQPYLICAKRR; this is encoded by the exons ATgaagatgacaaaaatgggag GACAAGTTTGGAAAGAGATTGATTTAATTATGGGCCCTGACAGAAAACCTTCTTGGGATGACAAGTGCAAAATGCCTTATACTGAAGCGGTTTTGCATGAAGTTTTAAGACTCTGTAATATAGTTCCATTAGGGATTTTCCACGCAACCTCTGAAGATGCAGTTGTACGTGGTTATTCCATTCCTAAAGGCACAACAGTAATTACAAATCTTTATTCTGTACACTTTGATGAAAAATATTGGAAAGAGCCAGAAGTGTTCAATCCCGAGCGATTTCTGGACAGCAGTGGATATTTTATCAAAAAGGAAGCTTTGATTCCTTTCTCCTTAG GGAGAAGACATTGTCTTGGAGAACATCTGGCTCGAATGGAAATGTTCTTGTTTTTTACAGCGCTGCTCCAGCGGTTTCATTTGCATTTTCCATATGAAGTGGTTCCAGATCTGAAGCCTAGGTTAGGCATGACATTGCAGCCTCAGCCCTACCTTATCTGTGCCAAAAGACGCTGA